In the Erythrolamprus reginae isolate rEryReg1 chromosome 13, rEryReg1.hap1, whole genome shotgun sequence genome, one interval contains:
- the ATP8B2 gene encoding phospholipid-transporting ATPase ID: MTIPKEMPEKWPWVTVAIPDACTQHPLGTEEERRVKANSREYNEKFQYASNCIKTSKYNVLTFLPINLFEQFQEVANTYFVFLLILQLIPQISSLSWFTTIVPLVLVLTITAVKDATDDYFRHKSDNQVNSRHSQVLINRILQKEQWMNVRVGDIIKLENNQFVAADLLLFSSSEPHGLCYIETAELDGESNMKVRQAIPVTSELTDTSNLAHFDGEVICEPPNNKLDKFSGTLYWKDDKYSLSNQNMLLRGCVLRNTEWCFGLVIFAGPDTKLMQNSGRTKFKRTSIDRLMNTLVLWVGEPLPIRARRT; encoded by the exons ATGACCATCCCCAAAGAGATGCCCGAGAAATGGCCGTGGGTAACCGTGGCGATCCCGGATGCCTGCACTCAGCATCCTTTAGGGACAG AGGAGGAACGGCGAGTGAAGGCCAATTCTCGAGAATACAACGAAAAATTTCAGTACGCG AGTAACTGCATCAAGACTTCGAAATACAACGTGCTCACCTTCCTGCCCATCAACCTGTTTGAGCAGTTCCAAGAGGTCGCAAACACCTACTTCGTCTTCCTCCTTATTCTCCAG CTCATCCCCCAGATCTCCTCGCTCTCCTGGTTCACCACCATCGTGCCTTTAGTCCTGGTGCTGACCATCACAGCGGTCAAGGACGCCACCGACGACTAC TTTCGTCATAAGAGTGATAACCAGGTGAACAGCCGGCATTCCCAAGTGCTCATCAACAGGAT CCTGCAGAAGGAGCAATGGATGAATGTCCGGGTTGGTGATATCATAAAATTAGAAAATAACCAGTTTGTTGCG GCGGACCTGCTTCTATTCTCCAGCAGTGAGCCTCACGGGCTTTGCTACATCGAAACGGCCGAGCTGGATGG GGAGAGTAACATGAAAGTCCGACAGGCCATCCCAGTGACGTCTGAGCTGACAGACACGAGCAACCTAGCGCACTTTGATG gaGAGGTGATTTGCGAACCCCCGAACAATAAACTCGACAAATTCAGTGGGACACTCTACTGGAAAGACGACAAATACTCCCTGAGCAATCAAAACATGCTTTTGCGAGGTTGCGTCCTGCGTAACACGGAGTGGTGCTTCGGGTTGGTCATCTTCGCAG GGCCGGACACCAAATTAATGCAAAACAGCGGCCGCACGAAATTCAAGAGGACCAGCATTGACCGTTTGATGAACACTTTGGTGCTTTGGGTAGGTGAGCCCCTCCCGATCCGTGCCCGGAGAACGTag